A part of Ancylothrix sp. D3o genomic DNA contains:
- a CDS encoding DNA polymerase III subunit gamma/tau: MTYEPLHHKYRPQTFADLIGQDAISTTLINAIHTGRIAPAYLFTGPRGTGKTSSARILAKSLNCQNSPNPTDTPCGTCEVCRTVTLGNSLDIIEIDAASNTGVDNIRELIEKAQFAPVQCRTKVYIVDECHMLSTAAFNSLLKTLEEPPSHVVFILATTDPQRVLPTIISRCQRFDFRRIPLDAMTNHLKDIAQKENIEIQNEALTLIAQIAQGGLRDAESLLDQLSLLIPPITPEKVWDLVGAVPERDLITLLQAINSQKPEDILTQARNIMNRGREPLILLQNLAGFYRDLLIAKTAPNRNDLVAVTPPTWQEICQLVQNWTLDKIIAGQQHLRQSETQIKNTTQPRLWLELTLLGLLQTPTPPPTYTPQPQPQPQPTYTPQPQPTYTPQPQPTEYKRSDATSQPPTPQPTPTPQPQPTPTPQPIPTNSNLDEVWHRVLAQLDIPKRSLLKDHGCLISLDQNIACITIKNQTLLSMVQPGIPNLEQAFSQIFQQKITIRLSVARASTTTTKEPTPPPENNQPPPQSPPTPQPNPVNTAPPQNQTTSNSAVANNIPSEKPTLETAIQTLIQTFNGREISNPLPKVAAVTTPIQYTTTTDYKPTDLENNFLDDGEDNDETDNNFELDF; encoded by the coding sequence ATGACCTACGAACCCCTACACCACAAATACCGGCCCCAAACCTTCGCCGACCTAATCGGACAAGACGCCATATCCACAACCCTAATCAACGCCATCCACACCGGCAGAATCGCCCCAGCCTACCTATTCACCGGCCCAAGAGGAACCGGCAAAACCTCCAGCGCCCGAATCCTCGCCAAATCCCTAAACTGCCAAAACAGCCCCAACCCAACAGACACCCCCTGCGGAACCTGCGAAGTTTGCCGAACCGTCACCCTCGGCAACTCCCTAGACATAATCGAAATCGACGCCGCCAGCAACACCGGCGTAGACAACATCAGAGAACTCATCGAAAAAGCCCAATTCGCACCCGTACAATGTAGAACAAAAGTATATATAGTGGACGAATGCCATATGTTGAGTACGGCAGCCTTCAACTCACTACTAAAAACCTTAGAAGAACCACCATCTCACGTCGTATTTATACTAGCCACCACCGACCCCCAAAGAGTCCTTCCCACCATCATCTCCCGCTGTCAAAGATTTGACTTTCGGCGCATCCCCCTAGACGCCATGACAAACCATCTCAAAGACATCGCCCAAAAAGAAAACATAGAAATTCAAAACGAAGCCCTCACCCTCATCGCCCAAATAGCCCAAGGTGGACTCCGAGACGCCGAAAGCCTCCTCGATCAACTCAGCCTCCTCATCCCCCCCATCACCCCAGAAAAAGTCTGGGATCTCGTCGGCGCCGTCCCCGAAAGAGACCTCATCACCCTCCTACAAGCCATCAACAGCCAAAAACCCGAAGACATTCTCACCCAAGCCAGAAACATAATGAACCGAGGAAGAGAACCCCTCATCCTCTTACAAAACCTAGCCGGCTTTTACCGCGACCTCCTCATCGCCAAAACCGCCCCCAACCGCAACGACCTCGTAGCCGTCACACCACCCACCTGGCAAGAAATCTGTCAACTTGTCCAAAACTGGACACTTGACAAAATCATCGCCGGCCAACAACACCTCCGCCAAAGCGAAACCCAAATCAAAAACACCACCCAACCCCGTCTCTGGTTAGAACTCACCCTCCTGGGACTCCTCCAAACCCCCACACCCCCACCCACCTACACACCCCAACCCCAACCCCAACCCCAACCTACCTACACACCCCAACCCCAACCTACCTACACACCCCAACCCCAACCCACAGAGTACAAACGTTCCGACGCAACCTCTCAACCACCTACACCCCAACCCACACCCACACCCCAACCCCAACCCACACCCACACCCCAACCCATACCAACAAACAGCAACCTCGATGAAGTATGGCATCGTGTACTCGCTCAACTAGACATACCAAAAAGATCCCTCCTTAAAGATCACGGATGCCTAATCAGCCTTGATCAAAATATTGCTTGTATCACCATCAAAAACCAAACATTACTCAGTATGGTTCAGCCAGGAATCCCCAACCTCGAACAAGCCTTCTCGCAAATCTTCCAACAAAAAATCACCATCCGCCTCAGCGTCGCCCGCGCCTCCACCACCACCACAAAGGAACCAACCCCCCCACCCGAAAACAACCAACCGCCCCCGCAAAGCCCACCCACACCCCAACCAAACCCCGTAAACACAGCCCCCCCTCAAAACCAAACAACCAGTAACTCCGCAGTTGCCAACAACATCCCCAGCGAAAAACCAACCCTAGAAACCGCCATACAAACCCTAATCCAAACCTTCAACGGCAGAGAAATTAGCAACCCCCTCCCCAAAGTAGCAGCCGTAACTACACCCATCCAATACACAACCACAACCGACTATAAGCCCACCGACCTAGAAAATAACTTTCTTGATGATGGAGAAGACAACGACGAAACAGACAATAACTTTGAATTAGATTTTTAA